AATAAATGTACGGCATCATCGTATACAGCCTCGCTGGAATCTCCCTTTAGCAAGACCACAATCAGTTCGTTTCCGTTTCGTTCCGCCGACGCGACCAACGTATTTCCGGACTGGTCTGTGTATCCGTTCTTAACCCCAGTAGCACCTTCATATCGCCACAGGAGTTTGTTATGATTCACCAGCTCCGAATCCCATTCTTCCCCATCCCAGGGGAGCGTCTTTGTAGCAACAATCTCGCGAAACACGGAATTGGCCATTGCGTACCTAGTAATAAGCGCCATATCTATTGCTGTTGTATAATGCTGGGACTCGTGCAACCCATGCGGGTTCGTAAAATGGGTTTGTTGCACACCTATTTCCTTAACAAATTCATTCATCCGATCAGCAAAATTACGCTTTGAACCGTCAATATGTTCTGCAATCGCTGTTGCTGCATCGTTTCCTGAATTCAAAAGAAGTCCATAAAGAAGCAGTTTCATCGATTTCTGCTCGCCTGGCGACAGATACACCCTTGTCCCCTCTTCATAGCGTGCTTCTTCCGAAACGGTGACGATTTCTTCCAGTTCTGAGATTTCCAATGCAACGATGCCCGTTACAATTTTTGTAATGCTAGCGGGGTACATTCGCTCCTTTGCCGCTTTTTCAAATAAAATCGTTCCCGTTTCCTTTTCCATGATTATCGCCGATCCGCTAGATATTTTTGGTGCGACGGGAGCTTCTGCTGCTGTAACCGAAATGGCATTGCCGAAAACCGCAGCACTAACGATAGCGAAAATAAGTAACATACGTAAAAACATGATGTGATCTCCTTATGATAAACACCCACCGATCATCCCGTTCATCATGACCAGGATGCCAATACACGACACCGTGAAGGCCCTTCTGCTAACCGCTCTAATTCGAATCGGTTCTTCAGGTACCAATAAGTGCTTAATTCTATAATTCACTGCATAATCCGCAAAATGTACGGCGGAGGGTAATGAATCGTTTTCTTCGTTACAGCGTATCATCTTCAACAAAGCGCTTCCTAACGACTGTAAGTCACCCGTCTGATCAAGTGCATAACGGTCGGCTTCGATTTCCGTCCAGCACTTATAGTAATGCTGAACTTGCCGAAATATGGGCAAATAGGAGAAGCCTTCGGCAAATAATGTAACTATGAGTAACTTTACAGGGTGGAACCTATTGCTGTGATACACCTCGTGAAAAATAACAGCTTTCAATTCTTCTTCTGATAAATTTGATACCATCGCTGACGATAGCGCAATTTTGGGTTTCCACATTCCAAATACAAAGGCAAACCACGTTTGATGTTTAACGACAACAAGGCTATCGTTGCTGAACTGTTTCCTTATTTTCTCCGTTAAAAGACAATCTTCCGCGAACCTCAGATCATATAGCCAACTCCTATGTTGCTTCCATTGTCTGTACAGGCGTATACCCATTTTAGCGAACGTATAAGCTATAAAGATATCAAACAACACTGCGGTTACGATTGGCCGCTGAAGTAACCCCTGAACAGCAGTTAAGCAATACTGTACAATATTCCATCCTGCATCTACATCCCATATTTGATGAACGATAAATAAAATCATCTGTGATAAAAGGAAAAAGCCTAGTATAACAACACTAATGAAAGTTACTCTGTAACCCGCAAACCGCCTCATTTGGAAGACCTGCTTTTCAGCGACGATAGCTTTTCCTCTAATTTTGTAATCAATTCCGGATCTGCCTGTTCTAATGCATCAAGCATGTGAGGCACGACATATTCTCCATATTCGTTCATCAGACCTTGCGTAATGGACCTTGTTTGTTCCAGAATAAACTCATCTTTATTTTGTACTGGGAAAAAAATTGAAGCTCGTCCTCGACCGCTACCTTTTTTTTGCTTTTTCAAATATCCTTTCAATGAAAGGCGATTCATGACAGTCATTACCGCATTAAAAGAGATGGGGTTTTCAGCGCTTAATTCCATCTGCATTTCCTTCGCCGAATACCCCCCTTTTCTCCAGATCAGTTCCATAATTTTTGCTTCCAAGGGACCGAAAAAAACATTTAACCCTTCTTCTTTTACGTTTACTCTTTTTACGGTCAAATCACATCCCCCCAAACGATAAAAATCTACAAGTTGAAATTCACCATACTACAAATTGTAGTTAATAGTGTTTAGTAGGTCAATTGTTGTATTACAAACTTAATGCTCGATGTACATTTCATGCCAGAGACTAAAAATGTATAACACCCACAGTTTTCTGGAAAAGTCCCCTCGACCGGTTAAGTGATCCTGCACCATGCGGTCAATGTACGGAAGATGGAAATACCGCGCCATGGAAGGCATTAGTAATTGCTCACGGATGACGGACATCCTTTCTTTGTTACGAAGCCAATCTCGGAGCGGAACCGGGAAGCCCAGTTTGGGGCGATTCACTACAAAATCCGGTACTACACCTTCCATTGCCTTTCGAAAAGCTAACTTTGTTGTCCCTTTCGCAATCCGGTAGTGAGCCGGTATTCGTTTAGCTGCCTCAAACACTTCTTTATCAAGGAAGGGGACTCGTAATTCTAGCGAGTGTGCCATGGTCATTTTATCGGCTTTCATCAGGATGTCCCCGGTTAACCATAAGTTCAAGTCAATGAGCTGCATCCGGGTAACCGAATCATGGTGAACCGATTCTTGGTAAATTTTTTTCGTAATATCGCTTGGCCTTCCCACTTTATGAAACCATATCTCCCAATTCGTAAGTAAATCCTGCTTCGCATCTTCATGAAAAATATTCGCATTGCCAAAAAAGCGCTGTTCAAGAGGCGTAAACGCTCTTATTAAATAGTTTTTCCCTGTAAACGACCATGGCGCACTGGTTAGGATGTTCTTCATCATTTGTTTCCACTCCGAAGGAAGCCAACTTAACGCTCGCAAAGAGTTCGGCTCTCGGTAAATGCGATACCCGCCGAACAATTCATCGGCACCCTCACCCGATAGGACAACAGTGACATGCTCTTTAGCCAAGCGAGCTACATGGTACAGTGCGACAGCGGCCGGGTCCGCCACCGGATCGTCTTGGTGCCAAACTGTCTTTCTTACACTTCCGAAATACTCTTCTTCTGAAATAATGTGATCGTAGTGATCTGTCCCCAATACGGAAGCTGTTTTTCCTGCAATAACGGTCTCATTGTTCGAGCCCTCAAATCCTACAGAAAAGGTTCGAATCGACTCGAAGGAATTCATATGGGCCGCTATCGCTGAAGAATCGATGCCGCTAGATAAAAAGCAGCCTCGAAGTACGTCGCTTTGCATATGAAATTCAACGGAATTGCGCAAAGACTCACGAATATCTTCGATATAGTCGTTCATGGATCGTTCGGATGGTTCAAAAATGGGTGACCAGTATTTACTTACTTGTACCCTCCCATCAGAATCTACTCGCATACAATGCCCTGCCTGCAATTGATGCACGTTCGAAAACATTGTGTTGGGCTGAGGGACATATTGGAAGGTCAAATACGCAACCAAGCTTTCCATTCTTACTGTTTTGTTCACTCTCCCGCTAGCAATGAGTGCTTTGATTTCGGAAGCAAAAACGAACCCCTCTTGATCTAAAACATAATAAAATGGTTTTATCCCGAAATGATCACGTGCAGCAAATAATGTTCGTGTTCGAGAATCCCAAATCGCAAAAGCAAACATACCTCTCAAATAATCGACACAGTCTCCCCCATACTCTTCATAAAGATGTACAATCGTTTCGGAATCGGACTGGGTAGAAAACCGGTGTCCCTTCTCGATCAACATACTCCTTAACTCTTTGTAATTATAAATTTCTCCGTTAAAAACCAACCAGACTGTTCCATCCTCATTCGAGCAAGGCTGGCGCCCTTCGTCAATATCTATGATCGACAACCTTCGGAACCCTAAGCCGATCTGACCATCGAAGTGATAAGCCACGTCATCCGGTCCCCGATGCATAATGGTTTCTGTCATGTTTCCCAATACTTCCGTTTCTGCTTTCCCTTCACCAAAATACATCAGCCCTACAATCCCGCACATGTTCACTGTCCTTCCTGGTTGATTACTTCATGAAAAAGAATAATGAAACAATCATGCCACTACACATTGTAGTATATTTATTATAAGAGATCACACGTGTTCTTCCTCTTCTACACTTCGAGTTTCTTATATAGTTTAATGAACCCGTATATCATAATTCCAATCAGAATGATCCAGAAAACAAAGGCTAACGTTGTAATCGTCATCACACCTTCAATCATTCCAATCACGGATTATATCTCCCCATTATTTCATTTTCGAGTCACGACACTACATAGTGTAGTTTTTGTGCGATGACTCGTCAATCTATGGATTGCGGCCGCTTTTTAGTCAACCTCATTTATAAAAACCTTATCCGATCAAGCCCGTGATGCCGGAGAACAGATTTGAGAAAAAGTCCCCCATACCACGCAGCATCATTTGGAACCATCCGGCTTGTTCCACGTCCTCCGCTACAACGAGCGGGACCTCATAATCGCTGCCTTGATAGGTTACCGTTACGCTACCCACTTGAGCCCCAGCTTGAAGAGGGGCAACCAACTTCGACTCTTCGAACAGTTGATATTTCGTCGTCCTCGTGCCCTCTTCACCCTTCCTACCCACAACGACAAGCCCTTCGCCAATCAAGACCGGGGCTTCCCGATTCACTGCATTGCGAATCTGAATCGATGGGAGGTCGGGTAATTCTGTCTTTGCCGAAAGAATTGTTTTAACTTCAAAATTGTTAAACCCATAGTCAAGCAGTTTTCTAGTTTCGTTAAACCGTGCGCTTATCGAATCCGCGCCCATCACGACACTCACAAGACGCATACCATCCTGCTCCGCCGTACCTGTAAAGCAGTAACCGGCCGAATTTGTATTGCCGGTTTTCAACCCGTCAAGCCCTTCATATGCAAATTGTTGTAAGCTCACGCTATCCTTATTTCCTTCGACCATCCAATTCCAATTGACCATCGGCTCAGCGTCGGTTTCTTCGAACTTCAGTTGTGGGATCTTTGTAAATTCGAGCACTTCCGGATATTCCGTAATAATCGCTCTCGCGAGAATAGCCGCATCCTTGGCGGACATGAGCGTTTCACCCTCGATGGCAGGTTCTTCGACCATGTCGTCTCTCTCCAAACCCGTGGAGTTAATAAAACGAGCACCTTCCGACATGCCAAGCTCTTTCGCCGTCTCGTTCATCAGTTTCGCAAATCCGTCCTGTGTCCCTGAAATATGTTCTGCCAACGCAATAGCGGCGTCGTTGCCGGAATAAATGGATAGTAACTCGAACACTTTGCGAAGAGGGTAGGTCTGTCCTTCCGCCATTAGCTGTCCCGAACCGATCGCATCCGCTGCGTTCTTCGACGTCATCACCATGTCATCCCAGCTGATCTTCCCGGTCTCAATCTGTCTCATAACCAAGTACTCTGTCATCATCTTGGCCATACTCGCAGGAGGTCGCGGTTCATTCTCGTTAAGACCATATATGATTTGTCCTGTCGTCAGTTCCATCAAAATGGCGGACTTCACGTTTAAACCAAGGTCAACATTATCACTCTCCGCTTCTACCTTCTGGGGAGATAATATTAAGCCTTGAACAAACAAGGCGCATAATAATATGAAGACAGCTCGAACGGTACGTTTCCGTAACATTATTCCTACTCCTTTAATAGTCTATCGCGATGCTGGGTTTCTCGCCCAAATAACAACAAAAGAGTCCAATGACAGGTCATCACCAAATTATACACTTGATTCACACTACAGATTGTAGTCCTATGTGTGCGATGAGGTCAAATTCATAATTTATTTTGGGGTGTCACTCTCTCACTAAGCACACGAATGGTTTCGATATCCGAGGAAGTCGATAATATGAATGGTTCCGTGTATGGCTCCGGTCCTTTTCCCGTAATCACGATCCAATCTCCTTTCTTGACAACCTCCCACGCATGGGAGATGGCCATCGTGCGATCTTCAATGACTTCGCAACGTCCACTAAAGCTTTGGTAACTTTGTAGAATCTTCTCCTTGGGAACGCCATTACGGTCGTCAAATGTAAGAATTGTCTTACCACAATAACGATTCGAGATGTTCAGCATGACGCCCCACTTCGAATCGTCCTTGTTTCCGCGAAACCCAAATATGTGTAAGATCCGTTTAGGTTTCATCGCTCGTATTGTCTCAAGGCACTGGAGCAACCCATCGGGAGTATGTGCATAGTCAACAACGACCACTGCTCCGGAAGGATGTTCAAACTTTTGAAAACGCCCCGGGACACCGGGAAAAGAGGCGATTGCTTCGGCGATTGTATCATATGGAATTCCCCTGCGTCTCGCCAGCAGAACGGCTCCGATCGAATTCCATACGTTATAATGCCCCGGAATCGGCAAATGGAGCGTATATGGTTCCCCTTGTTCGCGAAAATGAATTATCGGTTTCATTACATTTTCGACGCCGGTTACCTGAATTGTATCCTCGGTGCGGAGTCCCACAGTGGATACCGGTATGTTTCGCTGTATCAAATCATCTCTTAGTTTCGTTCCCCAGACG
Above is a window of Paenibacillus antri DNA encoding:
- a CDS encoding BlaI/MecI/CopY family transcriptional regulator is translated as MTVKRVNVKEEGLNVFFGPLEAKIMELIWRKGGYSAKEMQMELSAENPISFNAVMTVMNRLSLKGYLKKQKKGSGRGRASIFFPVQNKDEFILEQTRSITQGLMNEYGEYVVPHMLDALEQADPELITKLEEKLSSLKSRSSK
- a CDS encoding D-alanyl-D-alanine carboxypeptidase family protein, translating into MFLRMLLIFAIVSAAVFGNAISVTAAEAPVAPKISSGSAIIMEKETGTILFEKAAKERMYPASITKIVTGIVALEISELEEIVTVSEEARYEEGTRVYLSPGEQKSMKLLLYGLLLNSGNDAATAIAEHIDGSKRNFADRMNEFVKEIGVQQTHFTNPHGLHESQHYTTAIDMALITRYAMANSVFREIVATKTLPWDGEEWDSELVNHNKLLWRYEGATGVKNGYTDQSGNTLVASAERNGNELIVVLLKGDSSEAVYDDAVHLLDYGFELLQISPIEPEVEKEEPAVPATTIEPIVIEKAPIKETSVPNYSNWLLAIVWFTMNLFIVMVAFLRWKKSRRDYRINSERHES
- a CDS encoding D-alanyl-D-alanine carboxypeptidase family protein, with amino-acid sequence MLRKRTVRAVFILLCALFVQGLILSPQKVEAESDNVDLGLNVKSAILMELTTGQIIYGLNENEPRPPASMAKMMTEYLVMRQIETGKISWDDMVMTSKNAADAIGSGQLMAEGQTYPLRKVFELLSIYSGNDAAIALAEHISGTQDGFAKLMNETAKELGMSEGARFINSTGLERDDMVEEPAIEGETLMSAKDAAILARAIITEYPEVLEFTKIPQLKFEETDAEPMVNWNWMVEGNKDSVSLQQFAYEGLDGLKTGNTNSAGYCFTGTAEQDGMRLVSVVMGADSISARFNETRKLLDYGFNNFEVKTILSAKTELPDLPSIQIRNAVNREAPVLIGEGLVVVGRKGEEGTRTTKYQLFEESKLVAPLQAGAQVGSVTVTYQGSDYEVPLVVAEDVEQAGWFQMMLRGMGDFFSNLFSGITGLIG
- the asnB gene encoding asparagine synthase (glutamine-hydrolyzing), whose protein sequence is MCGIVGLMYFGEGKAETEVLGNMTETIMHRGPDDVAYHFDGQIGLGFRRLSIIDIDEGRQPCSNEDGTVWLVFNGEIYNYKELRSMLIEKGHRFSTQSDSETIVHLYEEYGGDCVDYLRGMFAFAIWDSRTRTLFAARDHFGIKPFYYVLDQEGFVFASEIKALIASGRVNKTVRMESLVAYLTFQYVPQPNTMFSNVHQLQAGHCMRVDSDGRVQVSKYWSPIFEPSERSMNDYIEDIRESLRNSVEFHMQSDVLRGCFLSSGIDSSAIAAHMNSFESIRTFSVGFEGSNNETVIAGKTASVLGTDHYDHIISEEEYFGSVRKTVWHQDDPVADPAAVALYHVARLAKEHVTVVLSGEGADELFGGYRIYREPNSLRALSWLPSEWKQMMKNILTSAPWSFTGKNYLIRAFTPLEQRFFGNANIFHEDAKQDLLTNWEIWFHKVGRPSDITKKIYQESVHHDSVTRMQLIDLNLWLTGDILMKADKMTMAHSLELRVPFLDKEVFEAAKRIPAHYRIAKGTTKLAFRKAMEGVVPDFVVNRPKLGFPVPLRDWLRNKERMSVIREQLLMPSMARYFHLPYIDRMVQDHLTGRGDFSRKLWVLYIFSLWHEMYIEH
- a CDS encoding M56 family metallopeptidase, which gives rise to MRRFAGYRVTFISVVILGFFLLSQMILFIVHQIWDVDAGWNIVQYCLTAVQGLLQRPIVTAVLFDIFIAYTFAKMGIRLYRQWKQHRSWLYDLRFAEDCLLTEKIRKQFSNDSLVVVKHQTWFAFVFGMWKPKIALSSAMVSNLSEEELKAVIFHEVYHSNRFHPVKLLIVTLFAEGFSYLPIFRQVQHYYKCWTEIEADRYALDQTGDLQSLGSALLKMIRCNEENDSLPSAVHFADYAVNYRIKHLLVPEEPIRIRAVSRRAFTVSCIGILVMMNGMIGGCLS
- a CDS encoding glutamate ligase domain-containing protein codes for the protein MKPIIHFREQGEPYTLHLPIPGHYNVWNSIGAVLLARRRGIPYDTIAEAIASFPGVPGRFQKFEHPSGAVVVVDYAHTPDGLLQCLETIRAMKPKRILHIFGFRGNKDDSKWGVMLNISNRYCGKTILTFDDRNGVPKEKILQSYQSFSGRCEVIEDRTMAISHAWEVVKKGDWIVITGKGPEPYTEPFILSTSSDIETIRVLSERVTPQNKL